From the genome of Deltaproteobacteria bacterium, one region includes:
- a CDS encoding 4Fe-4S binding protein, with amino-acid sequence MSLKITEDCVACGVCLPECPTNAISEGDIYVIDPNVCVECKGYYDAPKCAEVCPVDCCLPA; translated from the coding sequence GTGTCTTTGAAAATTACAGAAGACTGTGTGGCATGTGGAGTGTGTCTCCCTGAGTGTCCTACCAACGCTATAAGCGAAGGTGATATCTATGTGATAGACCCTAATGTATGTGTGGAATGTAAGGGCTATTACGATGCACCCAAGTGCGCTGAAGTTTGTCCTGTTGACTGCTGTTTACCGGCATAA